The genomic stretch GCGGGACCTCCAGCTGGCAGGGACATGTGTTCTTCATCGACCGGATTGAAGGTCCATGGGTCTGGGGCCTCGGCGGTAACCAGTCTGATGCGGTCAATGTGAAGCGCTATCCGGTCTCGAAACTCTTGGGTATCCGGCGCGCTGGCAATGTGGCGCCTGCCGTCACCCTGAGCGTCCGCGATGTGCAGACCCGTTTGCGTGCACTTGGCTATCACGAGGTGGGAACGGTTGACGGTATGATAGGGCCCCGTACGCGCGCGGCCATCCTTGCCTTCCGCGATGACCATGCGCTGCCGCTCGTGCCAATCATCGATGTGGCGCTGACAGAGGCGCTGGAGCACGCCGCACCGCGCGAGGTCGCACCTGCGCGCGCCGCGGGCAGCCCTGAGCAAAGCCGGATTGTTGCCGCGGCCAATGCCCAGATCGGGCTGGGCATTGTGGGTGCTGCCGGCACGCTTGGCGCGCAGATCGCGCCCGCCTTGGCTGAGGCAGAAGAAGTGCAGGATTTGGCGGGGCGGATGATTGCGCTTCTGTAACAGGGTGGTCGAGGTCAAGAGAAATTTTCGACACGAAGCCAATGGCCGAACGGTTAAGTTGGCCACCACGTGCTGCGTCATCGGTGTTGTGAGTTATGGGTAAACGCGTTGCTGGATACGCTGGCGACCGAGTGTTGTCCCGCATCGGGATCGTGCTTCTGTCCGTAGTCAGCGCTGCGGCTGCCACATCATGCCAAGTCCAAGAGCGGTTCCCGCGTGCCTATCTCAACAGCGTCCTCAGACAGCGTGCCTGATGACTAGCGCACTCACGGCATCATCGGGGACCGCGTCCCGGGTTGGGACATCGGTGAACCAGCGCCATCGGGCGCGGCCAAACCTCCTATATTTCAACCTTGTTTTGGGCGTGCATCGCAGAGTTACTCCTATGCAGTAGCAACGTGTGCGGCCTCTTCCCGGGTGAAGCGGAAGTCCGTGCCGTCCTTCCACATACGATGCAGAACCACCCCGATCCGTCGCGCGAGCGCAACAGTGGCGCGCTTTTTGCCCCGCCGCTTGGCGACATTCAGCGCCCATGCGGTCAGCCAGTTCTTGCGGCCGCGATGCAGCATGACCGTCGCTGCCTGGTACAGCGCCGTGCGCAGCCCAACATCGCCAGCCCGAGACACTTGGCCAATGATGTCGCGCTCGCCTGACTGCTCACGTCGCGGGGTCAACCCAACCCACGGACCGATGTCCTTGGAAGATCGGAACCGCTCCGGGTCATCAATAGACGCCTTGACGGTCAGGGCCACGACGGGACCAACCCCAGGCATCGTCATGAGCGAGTGACAGACCGGGTCTTCCTTGGCGTGGTTGCGCAGGAGCTTCTCCAAACTGGCCAGTTCCTGTCGCAGCATCCGTCGTGATGCAAGGATCGGGGTAGCTGCAGCCTCCAGCATGGGATTACCTTCGGTCAGTTCCTGCACCCGCGCTTCAAAGCGACCCTTTGCAACACGTCCCATCTTCAGTCCAAAGTTTCGCAACACACCACGGATCGATAGTTCGAGATTCATCGCCGCCTGCTGGACAGTCTTGCGCGTGGCCAGAAGGGCGCGCATCTCTTGAGCTGATATCGATTTGCAATGGACAGGCCGGTACCAGCCCATCTGCAGCAGCCGTGCAATCCCCTCTGCATCCCGACGGTCCGTCTTGATGGGCATCGCTTTCAGCGCACCCTTCACCTGCCGCGTCTCCATCAGCACTGTGGCAAAGCCTGCGTCGGTCAAATGCCGATAAAGCCATTGCGAGAGAGGACCGGCTTCTAGGCCCACTGCAACAACAGCCCCAGGAATTGCCTTTAGCGTCGCAACAAGGTCCTCCGGTTCACTGACTGCGGTCGTTTCCTTGACGATCTTGCCCTGCGCGCTCACCGTGCAGATCGCAGTGCTTGCGAGAGAGACATCCAATCCGATATAAGTTTCCATGTCGTTGTCCTTTCGTTGTTCAAAACTTGGGGCGCGCATCACAGCACCACCCCGTCGACACGCCGCACAGCGTGCCAAGGGCAACGACACCTCACATCGAACGGTCGATCAACTCACAACGATGCCATTTGGGTCGAACCCTGTTACGGCATCTCTTTGGGATGGATGGCTGGCTGGCCGCCGCACTCCCCTGGATTGGCATGGCCGTGTTTGTCGGTGTCATTCTCTACGCGCTGAAGGCACGCACCGCCCGGATTGACGATCACCGCACAGGGCGCACGCCATGATGGGGTTTGCCTATGCCCTGCTCTCGGGGTTCGGCCGACGGGCTGTTTTTGCGGGCGCCATCACCTTTGCTCTGATCACCGCGCTTTGGGTCGCCATCCGTCAAGGCCGCCAGGCCGCTGAAGCCAATTACGCCATCCGCCGCGCCGATGCCCGCATCCGCGCGCTCCAGACCGCCAAGGACACCCGCTATGATGTTGAGACTGCCAGCCCTGCTGAGCGTGAGCGCCGCCTTGCTCGCTGGATGCGCGACTGATGTCCTCTTCCAGACGGACTGCGACTGGGCAGCACCCATCCGCCCCTCACGCGCTGATCAGCTGACCGATGGCACCGCGCGCCAGATCCTCGCCCATAATGAAACAGGCGCCCAGCTCTGCGGGTGGCAGCCATGAGTATCACCACCATGACCGAAGGCCCGGCGGTGATGATCGGCTATCCATGGCGCTTGCAGATCGAGGCGGCTGCCCCCGTCTTTGTCGAAGGGGCCGCCTATGCCGGGCAGCTGCGGCGGCGGGCCAGTGATCCGACAGTGCTGGCGTTGATCAGCACCGCCGAGGGCGGCGTCTTGCGGGTAAGTGACACGATACTGGAGCTGGGCTTGCGCGCGGACCAAACCGCAGGCCTTCCGCCCGGGCGTGTGGTGCTTGATCTGGTGCGCGTCGACGTTGATCCCGATCTGCATCTGGGCTTCTTTCTTGAGATACCCGTCGCACTGCCAGTGACACGCGGGCTTGCACCATGAGCTACGTTTTGCCCCAGATGGGCCCCATCACCCTCACAGCACCTGTGCGCCTGCGGGTCGCAAGCGGTCCTTACCGCATCCGGATCGGTGGTCAGCCCGGGCCGCAAGGCGCGATTGGTCCGCAAGGTGACAAGGGCGACCAAGGCGATCCCGGCATCACCATCCTTCCCACAAACACACCTATCAACGGAGGCTTCTTCTGATGGCCAATACGATCCAGTTCAAACGCCGCCAGGCCGGCAATGCCGGCGCGCCCGCTGCCCTGAAATCCGGCGAGGTCGCCCATAACGAAGTCGATGACACGCTTTATATCGGCAAGGGCGATGACGGCGCAGGTAATGCCACAGCCATCTTGCCGCTGGCCGGACGCGGGGCTTTTGTGGATCTGACCGGGGCCCAGAGCATTGCGGGTGCCAAGACCTTCGCGGTGGTGCCGAAATCAAGCCAGGATGCGAGCGCCAGTACCGATCTTGTGCGTAAGTCGCAGTTCGATGCTGGGCTCGCGGGCAAGGCAGCCAGTAGTCATAGCCATGCGATCGCGGATGTGAGCGGTTTGCAGACGGCGCTTGATGGGAAAGCCGCAGCCTCCCACAGCCATGCCATTGCCGATGTGACAGGATTGCAGACGGCGCTGAACGCCAAGGCCGCACTCGCCTCGCCCGGCTTGACCGGTACGCCAACGGCCCCCACAGCGACCGGCGGTACCAACACCACCCAGATTGCCACCACTGCCTTTGTGCAAGCCGCCCTAACAAGCTTTGGGGCAGGCGACATGGCCAAAGCGACCTATGACAGCAACAATAATGGCAAGGTGGATGCGGCAGAGGCCGCTGACAGTGTCCCTTGGACAGGGGTGACGGGCAAGCCCACGAGCTTTACGCCCGCCACCCACAGCCACGCGATCGCGCAGGTCACTGGGCTGCAGGCAGCGCTTGATGCCAAGGCAGCACTGGCCTCGCCGACGCTGAGCGGCACGCCCACCGCGCCAACACCTGCTGCCGGGACCAACACAACACAGCTTGCAACCACGGCCTTTGTTGCGAGCGCGATTGGCGCGCTGGTCGATGCAGCCCCCGGCGCGCTTGATACGCTGAATGAACTTGCCGCCGCCTTGGGCGATGATCCGAACTTTGCCAGCACGGTGACCAACGGGCTGGCCGGCAAGCTGGCCGCAGCCTCCAACCTCGCGGATCTGCCAAACAAGACCACGGCGCGCAGCAATCTCGGGCTTGGATCGCTTGCAACCCAAGCTGCCAACTCGGTGGCCATTACCGGTGGCAGCATCACCGGCATCACCCTTGACGGCGGCACGTTCTGATCCGCCTTGATCCTTGCCTCACATGAGGCTGAACCGCAGGAGGCCACATGGCCAGTATCATTCGTATGAAACGCTCTTCGGTTGCCACCAAGGTGCCAACAACGGCTCAGCTTGATCTGGGCGAGCTCGCAATCAACACCCGCGATGGAAAGCTCTTTCTTAAGCGCGCTGATGGCACAGAGCAGATCGTCGAAGTGGGAGCCCGCTGGGGCGCCTTCACGGCACATGCCACGGGCACGACCCTGACCTTTCGCCACAACGGCACCAATATCATGGTGCTCGACGCCTCGGGCAATCTGACTGTGCTGGGCAATGTCACAGCCTTTGGGAGCCCGTGACCCATGCCGCTTCCTACCATAGGGCCGCTCTCACTCTCGGCCGTTAACACCGAGCTTGGCCGCCCCGCCACGGCGACCATCTCGCTTGGCGAAGCGGCCGTGCGCGCACTCGCGGGCGTGCCGACCGGGCCCATCGGCAAACTCAGCCTCAGGGGCAAGTCTGCGCAGTTCTCGCACACACTCACCGCGCATCAGCTGCATTTGAACTTGCGCAGTTACCTCTTGGGCCAAGGCTGGAATGGGGTATCTGCCGCGAGGGTCACAATCGCGGCCGGAATCTACATTTGGTCCGATAGTGCCGCGACACCGGCACTCGATATGGGCGGCGCTTTCCCTGGTGGGCTCACACTGATCAACAAAGGCTTCATCATCGGCAAGGGCGGGGATGGCGGCTATCTGCAAGCCGACCGTGTCACATACGTCGCGCCAACACCGGGTGGGCCAGCCATCGCCCTGACCGGTCCGATCAGCATTGATAATGCGGGCGGCTATATCGGTGGTGGCGGTGGTGGGGGTGCAGCCCAAACCGGCACACCAGCAATCATCGTTACCAATGCAAGGATCTACGCCTCCGGCGGCGGTGGCGCAGGTGGGGGTCGCGGTGGTCCTGCCAACATAGGCAACACCAACGGGACAACACTTGGCAGTTTTGGCGCAGGCGGGCCGATCGGACAGGTTGGTACCGTGGCACTCGATGCCAACAGCTGGGCAGGACAAACAATTGCCACGCACGGCGGCGCAGGCGGCGCGAGTGGTGCGGCCATGCAAGAAGGTGGCGGGCTTTAAAAGGAGACTGGAATGGGTGGTGGAAGTGGAAACCCCGGTCCGTACAAGATCGGTGGCATATCGGGGCAAGGTGGCGGCCGGGTCATACCAGGCACTGCGGGCGGTGTGGGTGAGGTGTTTACGACGACAAGTCGCATACAGGTCACCGCGGATACGGGCTTTGCGGACTTGCGGCCAGTAAAGCCGTTTGGCTCAGCATTTGATACCGCCTTTGCGGCCCCCGGCGGTGGGGCCGGACAAGCCGGACGCAGCGATACCTTCGCGGTTTACCGAGACAGCGCCAACAACGGGGCCTTCATCACGCCGTTGGCAGGCGGTGGTGGTGGCTGGGGTGCAGCCGGCGGCG from Yoonia vestfoldensis encodes the following:
- a CDS encoding TIGR02594 family protein; the encoded protein is MMTPFEIARGYIGTTEGPGPENNPVIVAMYASVGHDWVEHDSVAWCAAFVGHCLERAGMRSTRKLTARSYLDWGIPVDIADAQPGDIGVIPRGTSSWQGHVFFIDRIEGPWVWGLGGNQSDAVNVKRYPVSKLLGIRRAGNVAPAVTLSVRDVQTRLRALGYHEVGTVDGMIGPRTRAAILAFRDDHALPLVPIIDVALTEALEHAAPREVAPARAAGSPEQSRIVAAANAQIGLGIVGAAGTLGAQIAPALAEAEEVQDLAGRMIALL
- a CDS encoding IS110 family transposase, with translation METYIGLDVSLASTAICTVSAQGKIVKETTAVSEPEDLVATLKAIPGAVVAVGLEAGPLSQWLYRHLTDAGFATVLMETRQVKGALKAMPIKTDRRDAEGIARLLQMGWYRPVHCKSISAQEMRALLATRKTVQQAAMNLELSIRGVLRNFGLKMGRVAKGRFEARVQELTEGNPMLEAAATPILASRRMLRQELASLEKLLRNHAKEDPVCHSLMTMPGVGPVVALTVKASIDDPERFRSSKDIGPWVGLTPRREQSGERDIIGQVSRAGDVGLRTALYQAATVMLHRGRKNWLTAWALNVAKRRGKKRATVALARRIGVVLHRMWKDGTDFRFTREEAAHVATA
- a CDS encoding head decoration protein, yielding MANTIQFKRRQAGNAGAPAALKSGEVAHNEVDDTLYIGKGDDGAGNATAILPLAGRGAFVDLTGAQSIAGAKTFAVVPKSSQDASASTDLVRKSQFDAGLAGKAASSHSHAIADVSGLQTALDGKAAASHSHAIADVTGLQTALNAKAALASPGLTGTPTAPTATGGTNTTQIATTAFVQAALTSFGAGDMAKATYDSNNNGKVDAAEAADSVPWTGVTGKPTSFTPATHSHAIAQVTGLQAALDAKAALASPTLSGTPTAPTPAAGTNTTQLATTAFVASAIGALVDAAPGALDTLNELAAALGDDPNFASTVTNGLAGKLAAASNLADLPNKTTARSNLGLGSLATQAANSVAITGGSITGITLDGGTF